The DNA segment TTGCTCAATTGCCTTAGCGGCAGGATGTGCGGGTATCAGGGGTTCTGAGGCTCTTCCACGGGTATAAATTTTCTCGTGCTCGACGAGCACGAGAAAATCTGGCAGAGAACGATTGTTAATTTTCGCATCGACGAGCCCGTTTTGAAATTTCAAAATCTGCGAGAAATGCTCGGGCCCTTTGCGATCGATTACTCGAAGTCTTCTCATTGCACCCGCGCTAAATTACTAAAAGAACGGGATTTTCTAGTAGGCGCTTTAGTTCAGCATTGAATTGCCCCGCCACAACGCCGTCGATTATGCGGTGATCTACTGATAGGCAAACTCGCATAACCGAGCCAACGCTAAACTTCCCATCGACTACTAGCGGTTCATCTAAAATACTGCTGATTGCCAATATTGCTCCCTGACCAGGATTAATAATGGCATTAAAGCTTTCAACCTCGTACATCCCGATATTAGATATGCTAAACGAACCGCCCGTTAAGTCGTCGGAGCGCGGTTTGCCGCTTTTTGCCCGCTTTACCAATCCAACTGCTTCGCTCACTATGTCGGCGAGTGAGAGCCTATCGGCTTGTTTTAACACTGGGATGAGGAGCCCCCCAGTAACCGCTGTTACGATCCCTATGTTTATATCCTGCGGTCGTATAACATTACCCTCCTTATAGGTGGAATTTATTTCGGGATATTTCTTTAACGCAAGAGCAGCCGCTTTTAAAATGAGGTGGTTAAAGGTAATGCCTTCAAACTGTGGTTCCTCTTTTAATGAAAGGCGCAGTTTTTTAGCCGCGTCCATGCAAATTTTTGTAGTTACGTAGAAATGAGGAATGGTGGTTTTGCTTTCTAGCATTCGAGCAGCAATTGTCTGCCGCATTTTTGAAAGCGATGCAGTTTCGGCAATTGCAGTTGCTTGTGTGAGGGGCGTTGTCTCCGAGGGTTGTGGTGGAAGGCTTGGAATAATTGGAATAAGAGGCGCTTTGGCGCTTTCTGGCATATCGCTTAGGGATTGACGTGTTGGCGAAGAAGCAGTGGATGTGGGCACAGATACTAACTTTTCTATATCTTTTTTAACAATCCTGCCGCCTTCGCCACTGCCAGGGAGATCGCCATAATTTATGCCGTACGACTTCGCCAGGTTTCTCGCTAGCGGTGAAATTTTTATTCGCTCACTCTGATTTCCATTTTCTTGGCTACTTTGGTCTGCTACTTGGGAGGAAATTGATTGCGTAGATACAGTTGGCTCTTGTGATAAAGCATGCTGTGGTGCTGCGCGAGATTTAGAATTATCTACAACCTCATCACTGCCACCGATAACTGCTATAGGTGTGCCAACGGTGGCCACGGTGCCAGCAGGTGTTAGTATTTTTAGAAGTGTGCCTTCGTAAAAAGATTGGACTTCTAAATCTGCCTTATCAGTGCCAACTTCGGCAATCGCGTCGCCACGACTCACATGCTCTCCCTCTGACTTAAGCCAGGTTAAAATTTTTCCCTCGCTCATAGTGTCGCTTAGCTGAGGCATTGTGACTTCAGTGGCCATAAAAACAAACTCTCCTATCACTATAAAAAAACAATTAACCTTGGTTTGCTACTAAACACCCGATGAATTTGCTCTGATATTTATCGATCTGCCTGTTCTCCTCTCAAAGGGAGCTTAATTACAAT comes from the Deltaproteobacteria bacterium genome and includes:
- a CDS encoding 2-oxo acid dehydrogenase subunit E2, translated to MATEVTMPQLSDTMSEGKILTWLKSEGEHVSRGDAIAEVGTDKADLEVQSFYEGTLLKILTPAGTVATVGTPIAVIGGSDEVVDNSKSRAAPQHALSQEPTVSTQSISSQVADQSSQENGNQSERIKISPLARNLAKSYGINYGDLPGSGEGGRIVKKDIEKLVSVPTSTASSPTRQSLSDMPESAKAPLIPIIPSLPPQPSETTPLTQATAIAETASLSKMRQTIAARMLESKTTIPHFYVTTKICMDAAKKLRLSLKEEPQFEGITFNHLILKAAALALKKYPEINSTYKEGNVIRPQDINIGIVTAVTGGLLIPVLKQADRLSLADIVSEAVGLVKRAKSGKPRSDDLTGGSFSISNIGMYEVESFNAIINPGQGAILAISSILDEPLVVDGKFSVGSVMRVCLSVDHRIIDGVVAGQFNAELKRLLENPVLLVI